One genomic region from Acaryochloris thomasi RCC1774 encodes:
- a CDS encoding sulfotransferase family protein, which translates to MKQHPIFIVGAPRSGTTLLSALLSSHSRIACGPESHFFNKLASKEIDDAIQDDNWPNKAVSLLTSTKLSGQCVYELFGLKSDDIRVYLTNRSPSLRVLLEALTVQHAHKLDKVRWAEKTPNHLLCLPLIRSTFPGSPIIRIIRDPRDSAMSMRKLPWASQSILANCYLWDAWFSSSHEFCVRDEETLTIRYEDLILSPKTVLSKICCHIGESFEENMLDTSETARIVSSPNEFWKTQVADPLDLDRLYVWKRELPKQLLKPTTYACQYGIETFQYEQASPPKSLYFLYCLDRDFIEMNEASIIESSNNGMEFIQVQKIKVLEHTDLGAGTFFVCKLPDLEDEFLEKVLSLLKFFLYLLINRMRGHSIACPEDYLDLRKAKGLSNFWRIFFLKILGSKAASI; encoded by the coding sequence ATGAAGCAACATCCAATCTTTATTGTCGGGGCACCTCGATCAGGCACGACACTACTTTCAGCTTTGCTGTCAAGCCATAGTCGAATTGCTTGTGGGCCTGAATCACATTTTTTTAACAAGCTTGCTTCTAAAGAGATAGACGACGCTATTCAAGATGATAACTGGCCAAACAAAGCAGTGAGCTTGCTGACTTCCACTAAACTATCAGGTCAATGTGTTTATGAACTTTTTGGCTTGAAATCTGACGATATTAGAGTCTATCTTACAAATCGATCTCCTTCTTTGAGAGTGCTACTGGAAGCTCTCACCGTTCAGCATGCTCATAAACTAGATAAGGTTCGTTGGGCTGAGAAAACACCAAATCACTTACTTTGCCTCCCATTGATTCGCAGCACCTTTCCCGGGTCACCGATCATCCGAATTATTCGTGATCCGAGAGATTCGGCAATGTCTATGCGCAAGCTGCCATGGGCTAGTCAGTCAATCTTGGCAAATTGCTATTTGTGGGATGCATGGTTCTCTTCAAGTCATGAATTTTGTGTTCGGGATGAAGAGACGCTAACTATCCGATATGAAGATTTAATTCTAAGTCCGAAAACTGTTCTTAGCAAAATCTGCTGCCATATTGGAGAGAGCTTTGAAGAAAATATGCTAGACACCTCAGAAACAGCCAGGATTGTAAGCTCACCGAATGAGTTTTGGAAAACTCAGGTTGCGGATCCTCTAGATCTAGATCGTTTATATGTGTGGAAAAGGGAACTTCCTAAACAGCTTTTGAAGCCTACTACTTATGCTTGTCAATATGGAATCGAGACTTTTCAGTATGAACAAGCATCGCCTCCAAAGTCTCTTTACTTTTTATATTGCCTAGATCGAGATTTCATTGAGATGAATGAGGCTTCTATTATAGAATCTTCGAATAATGGTATGGAATTTATTCAAGTTCAAAAAATCAAAGTTCTTGAGCATACTGATTTGGGTGCTGGAACGTTCTTTGTCTGCAAGTTGCCTGATTTGGAAGATGAGTTTCTTGAAAAGGTACTGTCCCTCTTGAAGTTTTTTTTGTACTTGCTTATCAATCGAATGAGAGGGCACTCAATTGCTTGTCCGGAAGATTATCTGGATTTAAGAAAAGCTAAGGGATTGAGTAATTTTTGGCGCATATTCTTTCTTAAAATACTCGGATCGAAAGCAGCTTCGATATAG
- a CDS encoding sulfotransferase family 2 domain-containing protein, with the protein MKIFRNRHDNPRIFFMHIPKSGGTSVDYAMRKNYQNSFRRIEASASYKASEIVNSHMHWEENYNACFRYREGLLVYEMVRGVRYISGHILYDQKIWYLFKDKYNYISLLRHPVERYVSNYFYNRYKDSEHCRLETSISSFLESDLGRSWGHEFIKFFSGSQTKSDDLPEVKLNVAKENALKFNTIGFLDSLESFVAECKSKYGLKLNIPHKRKNPKGNYGLSKAEFDRIAHVCRFDIELYDFIRSSSCKVY; encoded by the coding sequence ATGAAGATTTTCAGAAATAGGCATGATAATCCCCGTATTTTCTTCATGCATATACCAAAATCAGGAGGTACGTCTGTTGATTATGCGATGCGAAAGAACTACCAAAATAGCTTTAGAAGAATTGAAGCTTCTGCATCTTATAAAGCATCTGAGATTGTAAATTCGCATATGCATTGGGAAGAAAATTATAATGCCTGTTTTAGGTATCGAGAAGGTTTGCTAGTTTATGAAATGGTTAGAGGTGTTCGCTATATTAGTGGACATATATTATATGATCAGAAAATATGGTATTTATTTAAGGATAAATATAACTATATTTCATTGCTGAGGCATCCCGTTGAACGATATGTATCAAACTATTTTTATAATAGGTATAAAGATAGTGAGCATTGTAGGCTGGAAACCAGTATTTCAAGTTTTTTGGAGTCAGACTTAGGTCGCTCTTGGGGACACGAATTTATTAAGTTTTTTTCTGGTTCGCAAACTAAAAGTGATGACTTGCCAGAGGTTAAGTTGAATGTAGCCAAAGAGAATGCCTTGAAATTTAATACGATTGGGTTTTTAGATTCTCTTGAGAGTTTTGTGGCTGAATGTAAAAGCAAATATGGTTTAAAGCTAAATATCCCTCATAAAAGAAAAAATCCTAAGGGTAATTATGGACTGTCTAAAGCTGAATTCGATAGAATAGCCCACGTTTGTCGCTTTGATATTGAACTCTATGACTTTATTCGTTCTAGTAGCTGTAAAGTCTATTAA
- a CDS encoding glycosyltransferase — translation MSKFSDRSLPVFSGKFTVCFAPKFTDTNPYQSCLAYNLERLGVKLDGIEDCKLFLPKEVAKRRARILHLHWLHRFYHRSKSEVSICVFLKFFVGLMTLKVRNVPIVWTAHNIVSHEVSSVVLDRLSSILVARQAEAIITHSKAAKQELINTYKIKSCDKILVIPHANYIDQYKNEISKKDARSRLSIPEAKTVFLFFGLIRPYKGVPELIDAFEKLRADEICLLIAGQPRDNDLRGLIERKVAKNCESICFIPRFIAEDEVQIYMNAADVVVFPYRELLTSGAILLATSFGRACIAPQRGAILESLDSKGAFLYDPDSESGLLKAMTSALAHKANLHEMGQHNYRVAKAWGWEEVARETSAVYSKCLNVVNSQKDSVAYKK, via the coding sequence ATGAGTAAATTTTCTGATCGATCTTTGCCCGTTTTCTCTGGTAAATTTACTGTATGCTTTGCTCCTAAGTTTACCGATACTAATCCTTATCAAAGCTGTCTAGCTTATAACCTTGAACGTTTAGGTGTGAAATTGGATGGGATAGAAGATTGTAAGCTTTTTTTGCCTAAGGAAGTAGCCAAAAGGAGGGCAAGGATTCTCCATTTGCACTGGCTGCATCGCTTTTATCACCGATCAAAATCAGAAGTCTCTATATGTGTCTTCCTTAAGTTTTTTGTTGGGTTAATGACTTTGAAGGTCCGTAATGTTCCTATTGTTTGGACAGCTCATAATATTGTAAGTCATGAGGTTTCCAGCGTAGTGCTTGATCGCTTGAGTAGTATTTTAGTTGCGAGGCAAGCTGAGGCTATTATTACACATTCAAAGGCTGCCAAGCAGGAGCTTATTAATACATACAAAATTAAGAGCTGCGACAAAATATTAGTTATTCCCCACGCTAACTATATCGATCAGTACAAAAATGAGATTAGCAAAAAAGATGCAAGAAGTCGGCTCAGCATTCCAGAGGCTAAAACTGTTTTTCTGTTTTTCGGTCTTATTCGACCTTATAAGGGGGTTCCTGAACTAATTGATGCATTTGAGAAGTTGCGGGCAGATGAAATATGCCTGCTGATTGCTGGGCAACCAAGAGATAACGACTTAAGAGGTTTGATTGAGCGAAAGGTTGCTAAGAACTGTGAGTCTATTTGCTTTATTCCTCGCTTCATTGCTGAGGACGAAGTCCAAATATATATGAATGCTGCTGATGTTGTTGTTTTTCCGTATCGCGAGCTTTTGACCTCTGGAGCTATTTTGTTAGCAACCTCCTTCGGTCGCGCCTGTATTGCTCCCCAAAGGGGAGCGATTCTTGAATCTCTTGATAGCAAAGGAGCTTTTCTCTATGACCCTGACTCAGAAAGCGGTTTACTGAAGGCAATGACTTCGGCTCTCGCCCACAAAGCAAATCTTCATGAGATGGGTCAGCACAACTATCGAGTTGCTAAGGCATGGGGTTGGGAAGAAGTCGCAAGGGAAACGTCGGCTGTATATTCAAAATGTCTTAACGTAGTTAACTCACAGAAGGATTCAGTTGCGTATAAAAAATAG
- a CDS encoding glycosyltransferase, protein MDAKRSGMPIMLKVKVPQPYVSVIIPVFNDSARLKRCLQVLDGQTYARERYEVIVVDNASEESVVDLLAQFVQAVSAYEGQQGSYAARNRGLSLAKGEIIAFTDSDCVPASDWIESGVTALLQDQDYSIVGGRIELFFRNSDQLTPAELYEDLTAFPQKQHIEKSNFSPTANLFTYRRVFDECGVFNQELKSNGDREWCQSVVRQGCSIRYDEKVVVQHPARHSFLQLYRRHLRMAGGRADAYKEKFSNRRFQLVKNILLNEILPDAFLMIKDFLVIILRRKYSAFEKAQIVLVSSLLRHARSWEKVRVIMGGTSRNF, encoded by the coding sequence ATGGATGCCAAGCGGAGTGGTATGCCCATTATGCTTAAAGTTAAAGTACCTCAGCCATACGTTTCCGTCATTATTCCAGTCTTTAATGACTCAGCTCGTTTAAAGAGATGTTTACAGGTCCTGGATGGACAAACCTATGCCAGGGAGCGGTACGAAGTGATCGTGGTCGATAATGCCTCAGAGGAGAGTGTTGTGGACCTTTTGGCTCAGTTCGTCCAGGCTGTGTCGGCTTACGAAGGTCAGCAGGGTTCTTATGCAGCGCGCAATAGGGGTTTGTCTCTAGCTAAGGGAGAAATCATTGCTTTCACTGATTCTGACTGCGTACCTGCTTCTGACTGGATTGAAAGCGGTGTCACTGCGCTCTTACAGGATCAAGACTATTCAATTGTTGGAGGCAGAATAGAGCTTTTCTTCAGAAATTCAGATCAGTTAACACCTGCTGAACTATATGAGGACTTAACAGCTTTTCCGCAGAAGCAGCACATTGAAAAATCAAATTTTTCGCCAACAGCAAATCTATTTACATATAGAAGAGTTTTTGATGAATGTGGCGTCTTCAATCAAGAGCTTAAATCAAATGGCGATCGCGAGTGGTGCCAATCTGTTGTTCGCCAAGGATGTTCAATTAGATATGATGAGAAAGTTGTGGTTCAGCATCCGGCACGACATTCATTTCTGCAGCTTTATCGACGCCATTTGAGAATGGCTGGTGGTCGAGCTGATGCGTATAAAGAGAAGTTTAGCAACAGAAGATTTCAGTTGGTCAAAAATATTCTTTTGAACGAGATTCTTCCTGATGCCTTTTTGATGATAAAGGATTTCTTGGTCATTATCTTGCGGCGAAAGTACTCAGCTTTTGAAAAAGCTCAAATAGTTTTAGTTTCATCCTTGCTACGCCATGCTAGGAGTTGGGAAAAGGTGCGAGTCATTATGGGTGGAACATCCAGAAATTTCTAG
- a CDS encoding glycosyltransferase family 2 protein produces the protein MGSSIVSVVIPTRNRPELVKRAVHSALAQTLEKIEVCVVIDGPDPETFSELSKCSDSRLRVIQLASNKGGAGARNEGISKSQSEWIAFLDDDDEWLPQKLECQLEAATASQYQWPIITSFVTARTPKGEFTYPRRLPRHSEDLSEYLLARNTLSYGEGLIQTSTILTKRELLLTVPFREELPKHQDWDWILHVHSLEGVAVEFVPEALAVWHLWEQRASTSGNSNWENSLDWIQQNQHLITPRAYAAFVLVEVGSQAAHTRRWAAFWQLLLEAFRLGKPKPIDLFVFMGMWIVPQELRRSMKSLQSKAAQKLSHLPSLKADATG, from the coding sequence TTGGGATCATCTATTGTCAGCGTTGTCATCCCGACTCGTAATCGACCGGAGCTAGTCAAAAGGGCAGTGCATAGTGCCTTGGCCCAGACATTGGAGAAGATTGAGGTCTGTGTTGTGATTGACGGTCCAGATCCAGAAACATTTTCCGAACTATCTAAGTGTTCTGACTCACGGCTACGAGTAATCCAGCTTGCATCTAACAAAGGAGGTGCAGGTGCCCGCAACGAAGGTATTTCAAAGTCACAATCAGAATGGATTGCCTTTTTAGATGATGATGATGAGTGGCTTCCCCAAAAACTAGAGTGTCAGCTTGAAGCCGCTACGGCTTCTCAATATCAGTGGCCCATTATTACCAGTTTTGTAACTGCAAGAACGCCGAAAGGTGAGTTTACTTATCCTCGTCGGTTACCGCGTCACTCTGAAGACCTCAGCGAATATCTCCTAGCGCGGAATACACTTTCCTACGGAGAAGGCTTGATTCAGACGTCCACAATTTTAACAAAGAGGGAACTTTTGCTGACCGTTCCTTTTCGGGAAGAGCTACCCAAGCATCAGGATTGGGACTGGATACTGCACGTTCATTCATTAGAAGGCGTAGCAGTGGAGTTTGTACCCGAAGCGCTAGCGGTTTGGCATCTATGGGAACAGCGAGCAAGCACGAGCGGCAACAGCAACTGGGAAAATTCACTCGATTGGATTCAGCAGAATCAGCATTTGATTACCCCTAGAGCCTATGCCGCTTTTGTGCTAGTGGAGGTCGGATCACAGGCAGCACACACTCGTCGATGGGCCGCATTTTGGCAGCTTTTATTGGAGGCGTTCCGACTGGGTAAACCGAAACCTATTGATCTCTTTGTATTTATGGGGATGTGGATAGTTCCTCAAGAGCTACGGCGTTCTATGAAAAGTTTGCAGAGCAAAGCAGCTCAAAAGTTGAGTCACTTACCGTCACTAAAGGCAGATGCTACAGGCTAG
- a CDS encoding O-antigen ligase family protein codes for MGIVMLWTAFTGLSEQGWDISKAIATVVTFLKGYFLIFACFLLPMWNRVRVAVITRAVVWMTSGYLISLTVQITLLFLGLSRAFSPPWARFMPGNPLSFRVNAATFQPFFGIPLPRTPLYMPDPPILGICGLLCFLICLGEPNHRLRQLGMAGSLSALIISQSRLGWICLPIALLIIALFRSPIARQGAIWVSALISLLCTLLGGLTLSELLNKPLTVFTNARPASSTDREFVVRKTLEAWQESPWLGWGVAHDSAKWHTFEITLGSFSSYAGVLYLHGILGFVCLITAIGSTLWHFLLPALRGNLLCKKAFASVVALSLFMEGIPLSWMAVYFWYFLIWLGAIISQQKQEKNSMKKLENFSPI; via the coding sequence ATGGGGATCGTGATGCTCTGGACAGCCTTTACTGGCCTCAGTGAGCAGGGCTGGGATATATCGAAAGCAATTGCTACCGTGGTTACTTTCCTCAAGGGATACTTTCTGATTTTTGCCTGTTTTCTACTGCCTATGTGGAATCGCGTCAGAGTGGCGGTTATTACGAGAGCAGTAGTTTGGATGACCAGCGGTTATCTAATTAGCCTTACCGTTCAGATTACCTTGCTGTTCCTGGGCCTCAGCAGGGCGTTCTCTCCACCGTGGGCGCGATTTATGCCCGGTAATCCCTTGAGTTTTAGGGTCAATGCTGCTACTTTTCAGCCTTTTTTCGGTATCCCTCTTCCAAGAACTCCTCTTTATATGCCTGACCCGCCAATCCTAGGAATTTGTGGCCTGCTTTGTTTCTTAATTTGTCTGGGTGAGCCTAATCATCGGCTGCGTCAACTCGGCATGGCCGGGAGTCTGTCAGCACTCATCATCAGTCAGAGCCGTTTGGGCTGGATCTGCTTACCTATTGCCTTGCTAATCATTGCTTTATTCCGCAGCCCAATTGCTCGGCAGGGGGCTATTTGGGTCTCAGCCTTGATCTCTTTATTATGTACCTTGCTAGGAGGATTAACGCTCTCAGAGCTATTGAATAAGCCCCTCACAGTTTTCACAAATGCCCGACCGGCATCCTCAACAGATAGAGAATTCGTTGTTCGCAAGACCCTTGAAGCATGGCAAGAATCCCCCTGGCTTGGCTGGGGGGTTGCTCATGATTCAGCCAAATGGCATACCTTTGAGATCACCCTCGGCTCGTTCTCGAGCTATGCTGGCGTGCTTTATCTGCATGGGATTTTGGGGTTTGTCTGTCTGATAACTGCAATAGGATCCACACTATGGCATTTCCTACTGCCAGCACTAAGAGGTAATCTGCTTTGTAAAAAAGCATTTGCGAGCGTTGTTGCCCTCAGCCTGTTTATGGAAGGTATTCCCCTTTCTTGGATGGCCGTATATTTCTGGTATTTTCTGATTTGGCTAGGCGCTATTATTTCTCAGCAAAAGCAAGAGAAAAATTCAATGAAAAAGCTCGAGAACTTCAGCCCAATTTAA
- a CDS encoding Stf0 family sulfotransferase yields the protein MTIYSETSRKIKRLKSVLEDIALEKGIVNKHHSYTKFIILCRSRVGSNLLLNLLQSHKNTRLFYELFSTAHSDKTHWDFVNHNIDDVMQVKKKDPTGFIDDFVFRPMPHSVHAVGFKIFYYHASSGKEKCIWEHLKNMDGMRIIHLKRNNILKSLLSRTVAQRTGSWVKQSLHKTDSSQSKSVEFDYNQLLYSFESTKRMEQEYERFFKKNPLMNITYEDLLMEPLSELKRILDFLSLDFQTLKISTKKQSSDKSLSNAIVNYSELKQKFSGTPWKIFFEE from the coding sequence ATGACGATCTATTCAGAAACATCCCGAAAAATAAAGCGACTAAAATCAGTTCTAGAAGATATTGCTTTAGAAAAAGGAATAGTCAATAAGCACCATAGTTATACGAAGTTTATCATTCTTTGTCGAAGCCGTGTTGGCTCCAACTTGTTGCTTAATCTTCTGCAATCTCATAAGAATACTAGATTATTCTATGAGCTATTTAGCACAGCCCACAGCGACAAAACTCATTGGGATTTTGTTAATCATAATATTGATGATGTTATGCAGGTGAAGAAAAAGGATCCAACTGGCTTCATCGATGATTTTGTATTTCGTCCTATGCCACACTCAGTTCATGCAGTTGGATTCAAAATATTTTACTATCATGCCTCCTCGGGAAAAGAAAAATGTATCTGGGAACACTTAAAAAACATGGATGGCATGAGGATTATTCATCTGAAGAGAAACAATATATTGAAGTCGTTGCTTTCAAGAACAGTGGCTCAGAGGACTGGCTCTTGGGTTAAGCAGTCACTCCACAAAACAGATTCCAGCCAATCAAAATCAGTTGAGTTTGACTACAATCAACTCCTTTATTCTTTTGAAAGCACTAAGAGAATGGAACAAGAGTACGAAAGATTCTTTAAAAAAAATCCATTAATGAATATTACATATGAAGATTTATTGATGGAACCCTTGAGCGAGTTAAAAAGAATCTTAGACTTCTTGAGCTTGGATTTTCAGACTCTGAAAATATCTACCAAAAAGCAATCATCTGATAAGAGTCTGTCTAACGCTATTGTGAATTATTCCGAATTAAAACAAAAGTTCTCCGGTACTCCTTGGAAAATTTTCTTTGAGGAATAA
- a CDS encoding acyltransferase: protein MLTEDYSNLKRLIYLFFEIKRWFYQFQYPNLTLEKGVLIKGSIKIEGSVKVNIETGTRISKQVKIFGGGEVVVGRNVSLNGCWIGCQCSVLISDDCLISDCYLLDSDYHNLEPHLRHSHAGPKVSAPIVLKPNVWVGANATVMKGVHIGENSVVGLGSVVRETVPANVVVIGNPQQILKSLK from the coding sequence ATGTTGACTGAAGATTATTCTAATTTAAAGAGATTAATTTATCTCTTCTTTGAGATTAAGCGTTGGTTTTATCAATTTCAATACCCCAATCTCACTCTTGAAAAAGGCGTATTAATTAAAGGTTCTATCAAGATAGAAGGCAGCGTTAAGGTGAATATTGAGACCGGGACGCGCATCAGTAAACAAGTTAAAATATTTGGTGGCGGGGAGGTTGTGGTAGGTCGAAATGTATCGCTCAATGGATGTTGGATTGGTTGCCAATGCTCAGTTCTAATCAGTGATGACTGTCTGATTTCTGATTGCTATCTGCTCGACTCTGATTATCATAACCTTGAGCCACATCTGCGGCATAGTCATGCCGGACCAAAGGTTTCAGCTCCAATTGTACTCAAGCCTAATGTGTGGGTGGGAGCAAATGCTACCGTAATGAAAGGAGTACACATCGGAGAGAATAGCGTTGTAGGTTTAGGGAGCGTTGTTAGAGAAACTGTTCCTGCTAATGTTGTCGTGATTGGAAATCCCCAACAGATTTTAAAGTCTCTTAAGTAA
- a CDS encoding GumC family protein, protein MNLIITIFRHSKFIILWNVLVLLFFLQAWKGAAKSWTATTKFALPQTTSTLSADLGTLGSLRGGDPSFSAVVNPLKTQEEILSSDNLLEKALKLDPESENFSGVSQYRNLFEVILVEKSNVFSIDAKGSSPGVALQRAKVLAQVYQKHLNYLRKADVAGRNSFYQNDLKRASQRLADAESALASYQKASGLVSSEEQTGQTVSLISELEKTLALTIAESNKDASQVQELSSQLDLLPREAVSSVSLDENSSYQLVRQKLTELESELKAQRAQLTESHPSVQTLVSNRDGLLRQLSQYVDHSEIQNGDGVIASGAEGQNEIIEQIILLKSSAIGKRQQAQDIQSKINSLRVKLGSLPNQQSRLAVLQRNLNVSKGIFNGLIAQIEKSKVDAFQSYPSVQLLNTPTLNPAPISNRLLISINALFASALGSLGLLLLLEGRNPLLRPKDLEGASFPLATRIPKLRRQLHKASDNIQSLRGGETAFLQLAYGILTQEISDRCLMVVSAMSKEGRTTISLHLAQALRDLGLKVLILSERSSQNVKRRKKTDQIPALGSMSSRALKNFPSQKLLTSKSKEAGVQVIDFNFSSRDDFKEQMHLILKSEIYDFIIVDAPPVQSSSITTLMSTVITNILLVVRPGKSTRFSVRDSLQLLFQSQLNSVGLVINDPGYLGLSDRTGWEQDFIGVSSNKFNSLTVAP, encoded by the coding sequence ATGAACTTAATCATTACTATTTTTAGGCATAGCAAGTTTATCATTCTGTGGAATGTTCTGGTACTCCTGTTTTTCTTGCAAGCTTGGAAGGGTGCCGCTAAGTCATGGACAGCTACAACAAAATTTGCTTTGCCGCAGACAACGAGTACTTTGAGTGCAGACCTTGGAACACTTGGGTCACTTAGAGGAGGAGATCCAAGCTTCTCTGCTGTTGTCAATCCACTCAAAACTCAAGAGGAGATTCTATCGAGTGATAACTTATTAGAAAAGGCGTTGAAGCTAGATCCAGAGTCTGAAAATTTTTCTGGGGTAAGTCAGTATAGAAATCTCTTTGAAGTGATTTTGGTCGAAAAGTCTAATGTATTTTCCATCGATGCCAAAGGCTCTAGCCCTGGAGTCGCACTTCAAAGAGCTAAAGTTCTAGCGCAAGTTTACCAAAAACACTTGAACTATTTACGTAAAGCGGATGTGGCTGGCCGGAACTCGTTTTACCAAAATGACCTAAAACGAGCAAGTCAAAGGTTAGCAGATGCGGAATCTGCCTTGGCAAGCTATCAAAAAGCTTCAGGATTAGTTAGTAGCGAAGAACAAACTGGTCAGACAGTTTCTCTGATATCTGAATTAGAGAAAACTTTAGCGCTTACAATTGCCGAGTCCAATAAAGATGCCAGTCAAGTTCAGGAGCTATCAAGTCAGCTAGATCTTCTGCCTAGAGAAGCCGTTAGCTCTGTAAGTTTAGATGAAAATAGTAGCTATCAGCTTGTCCGTCAAAAGCTAACTGAACTAGAATCCGAGTTGAAGGCGCAGCGGGCTCAGCTCACAGAGAGCCATCCATCAGTACAAACCCTAGTTTCGAATCGTGATGGGCTACTACGCCAACTATCTCAGTATGTTGATCATTCAGAAATTCAGAATGGCGATGGTGTTATTGCAAGTGGAGCTGAGGGGCAAAACGAAATCATTGAGCAGATTATACTTCTGAAAAGTAGCGCTATTGGAAAACGTCAGCAAGCCCAGGATATTCAGTCAAAAATTAATTCACTTCGGGTTAAGTTAGGGTCTCTCCCAAATCAGCAATCCCGTCTCGCTGTTTTGCAGAGAAACCTAAACGTTAGTAAAGGAATCTTTAACGGACTAATCGCACAAATTGAAAAGAGCAAAGTGGATGCCTTCCAGAGTTATCCTAGTGTTCAGTTATTAAATACTCCTACCCTAAATCCTGCGCCTATCTCTAATCGACTTCTAATTTCGATTAATGCACTATTCGCCTCAGCTCTTGGGAGTCTTGGCTTACTACTTTTGTTAGAGGGGCGCAACCCACTTCTTAGGCCAAAAGATCTAGAAGGCGCTTCCTTCCCATTAGCAACTCGAATCCCTAAATTGCGACGCCAACTGCACAAAGCTAGTGATAATATTCAATCTCTTAGGGGTGGTGAAACAGCTTTTTTGCAGCTGGCTTATGGAATTCTGACGCAAGAGATTTCTGATCGTTGTCTAATGGTAGTAAGCGCAATGTCTAAGGAAGGGAGGACAACTATATCCCTCCATCTAGCCCAAGCTTTGAGGGATTTAGGTTTAAAAGTATTGATTTTGAGTGAACGTTCATCTCAAAATGTTAAGAGGCGAAAAAAGACAGATCAGATACCAGCACTAGGCTCCATGTCTAGCCGAGCCTTAAAAAACTTCCCTTCACAGAAGCTACTTACTAGTAAATCGAAAGAGGCAGGGGTTCAAGTTATTGATTTCAATTTCTCGAGTCGCGACGACTTTAAGGAACAAATGCATCTTATTCTTAAATCTGAGATCTATGATTTCATAATTGTTGATGCGCCTCCTGTTCAATCAAGTAGCATAACAACTTTAATGTCTACTGTGATTACAAATATTTTGTTAGTTGTTCGCCCTGGAAAAAGTACGCGTTTTTCTGTGAGAGACTCACTTCAACTTTTGTTCCAGAGTCAGTTGAATTCTGTTGGTTTAGTTATTAACGATCCTGGCTATTTGGGGCTGTCAGATAGAACGGGATGGGAGCAAGATTTTATTGGTGTTTCTTCTAATAAATTTAATTCCTTGACTGTGGCTCCATAG
- a CDS encoding 3'-5' exonuclease, which translates to MIEIQGVLDIGRISISSGIFAAIDFETADRGADSACAIAIVRASDHQIIDSKYWLIRPPRQQFEFSHIHGLTWADVKDQPTFSQLWPQLHEQLEGVDFIAAHNASFDRRVLLACCQIADVTLPPWVFHCTVKVARQAWSIYPTKLPNVCSALNIPLDHHNALSDAEACAKIVIAANQES; encoded by the coding sequence GTGATAGAAATTCAGGGAGTATTGGATATCGGAAGAATCAGTATTAGTTCTGGTATCTTTGCTGCCATTGATTTTGAAACTGCTGACCGCGGTGCGGATAGCGCTTGTGCGATTGCAATTGTGCGTGCGAGTGATCACCAAATTATTGATTCTAAGTATTGGCTTATTCGGCCGCCTCGGCAGCAGTTCGAGTTCAGCCATATACATGGACTAACATGGGCCGATGTAAAGGACCAACCGACTTTTTCTCAGCTCTGGCCGCAGCTCCATGAGCAGCTTGAAGGAGTTGATTTTATTGCTGCTCACAATGCTAGCTTTGACCGTAGAGTTTTGCTGGCCTGTTGCCAGATAGCTGATGTTACTTTACCTCCCTGGGTCTTTCACTGTACGGTCAAGGTCGCTCGTCAGGCGTGGAGCATTTATCCAACCAAGCTGCCGAATGTATGCTCGGCCCTCAATATTCCACTGGACCACCACAATGCGCTATCGGATGCAGAAGCCTGCGCCAAAATAGTTATTGCGGCTAATCAGGAAAGCTAG